One window of Etheostoma spectabile isolate EspeVRDwgs_2016 chromosome 6, UIUC_Espe_1.0, whole genome shotgun sequence genomic DNA carries:
- the cep72 gene encoding centrosomal protein of 72 kDa isoform X4, protein MAAECLTTITEQWIRERLKLKHPCLGNSDVRSLSLPGTYEEKIRHLGNALNNFVRLKSLDLSCNALVLVEGVQHLKVLERLILYYNCIPSLEEVKVLYKLPVLRELDLRLNPLTKSYPQYRPCLVHAMPNLRKLDGCSVRDTERKAAIMQFSSDSLLQQKSSSLNLIADQRSSDQRLALVDNFTKSLSLLTDTEDIVLNFVVTNHGGQGETQSHSVHKEAEEPKEDESKDFTEQRSSTPKQEMAKSILRYPPTKYDNTVSKVPHMKEPSHKRSSSSLKVTERPKVSFGPYVEKCTAVPGKQKQNDLPKQIRYAAKGHYTPNPDQSVCHNSSLANIRPLSPRRPGLNLSDPSNPLFHPPRLTYSSFNKTEGGSSLLQQGEKKKRGSYRKPLEMLLNLVDKHWMGERSLHHNNNFLSQAVQILSMMENDISSRETELRTLRREADALSFQAAAQEEEHKTEVRNLSSQLEEACSAVGKLNEQLRIVLEENVALQKQLIKLERQYLKTMLKSSPITQIKEAQTEVEELRKEIEGLREKVLEAEKVKDLSNMLQESHRSLMSPSALYAAVE, encoded by the exons ATGGCGGCGGAGTGTTTGACAACCATAACAGAGCAATGGATACGGGagagattaaaattaaaacatccCTGTCTGGGTAATA GTGATGTCCGCTCACTGAGCCTCCCGGGGACATATGAAGAGAAGATCAGACATCTGGGAAACGCActtaataactttgtccgtctGAAGTCTTTGGACCTTTCCTGCAATGCGCTCGTCCTTGTTGAG GGAGTTCAACATTTGAAAGTGCTGGAAAGGCTCATCTTGTACTATAACTGCATACCTTCCCTTGAAGAAGTGAAAGTGTTGTACAAGCTGCCAGTtttgagagagctggacctcaGGCTCAACCCTCTGACCAAAAGTTACCCACAATACCGCCCTTGCCTTGTGCATGCCATGCCCAACCTACGCAAACTAG ATGGCTGTTCAGTCAGAGACACCGAGCGCAAAGCTGCCATAATGCAGTTCTCCTCTGACAGCCTACTTCAGCAGAAGAGCTCATCTCTGAATCTAATTGCTGACCAAAG AAGCAGTGATCAGAGACTGGCTTTAGTTGACAACTTTACCAAGAGTCTCTCTCTCCTGACTGACACTGAGGATATTGTGTTGAATTTTGTTGTGACGAATCACGGAGGCCAAGGTGAAACTCAGTCCCACTCAGTTCACAAGGAGGCAGAAG AACCTAAAGAGGACGAATCAAAAGATTTTACAGAACAGAGAAGTTCTACTCCAAAACAg gAAATGGCTAAATCCATCCTGAGGTACCCCCCTACCAAATATG ATAACACAGTGTCCAAAGTGCCTCACATGAAAGAACCATCTCATAAAAGAAGCTCTAGCTCATTAAAAGTGACTGAAAGACCAAAGGTGTCCTTTGGCCCCTATGTAGAGAAATGCACAGCTGTGCCtggaaaacaaaagcaaaatgacTTACCCAAACAAATCAGATATGCAGCCAAGGGACATTATACCCCTAATCCTG aTCAAAGTGTTTGTCATAATTCCTCATTGGCTAATATCCGGCCTCTCAGTCCACGTCGTCCTGGTTTGAATTTGTCTGACCCTTCCAACCCCCTCTTCCATCCTCCGAGACTAACCTACTCTAGCTTCAACAAGACAGAAGGGGGATCCAGCCTGCTGCAgcagggggaaaagaaaaaaagg GGTAGTTATAGGAAACCCCTGGAGATGCTCCTCAACCTTGTGGACAAACACTGGATGGGAGAGAGATCACTGCATCATAACAACAACTTCCTGT CTCAGGCAGTCCAGATCCTTTCTATGATGGAAAACGATATTTCCAGTAGGGAGACAGAGCTCAGGACCTTAAGACGGGAAGCTGATGCACTGAGCTTTCAAGCAGCTGCACAGGAGGAAGAGCACAAAACTGAAGTCCGTAACCTCTCCTCTCAGCTGGAGGAAGCTTGCAGTGCAGTT GGCAAATTAAATGAGCAGCTGAGGATTGTCTTGGAGGAAAATGTTGCTCTACAAAAACAGCTGATAAAGTTAGAGCGACAGTATCTCAAGACTATGTTGAAAAGTTCACCTATTACTCAGATTAAAG AGGCTCAGACAGAAGTGGAAGAGCTGAGGAAAGAGATTGAGGGGTTGAGGGAGAAAGTGCTGGAGGCTGAGAAAGTCAAGGATTTGTCAAATATGCTGCAAGAAAGCCACAG GTCACTTATGTCTCCATCTGCTTTGTACGCTGCAGTGGAATGA
- the cep72 gene encoding centrosomal protein of 72 kDa isoform X2 codes for MAAECLTTITEQWIRERLKLKHPCLGNSDVRSLSLPGTYEEKIRHLGNALNNFVRLKSLDLSCNALVLVEGVQHLKVLERLILYYNCIPSLEEVKVLYKLPVLRELDLRLNPLTKSYPQYRPCLVHAMPNLRKLDGCSVRDTERKAAIMQFSSDSLLQQKSSSLNLIADQSSDQRLALVDNFTKSLSLLTDTEDIVLNFVVTNHGGQGETQSHSVHKEAEEPKEDESKDFTEQRSSTPKQEMAKSILRYPPTKYDNTVSKVPHMKEPSHKRSSSSLKVTERPKVSFGPYVEKCTAVPGKQKQNDLPKQIRYAAKGHYTPNPDQSVCHNSSLANIRPLSPRRPGLNLSDPSNPLFHPPRLTYSSFNKTEGGSSLLQQGEKKKRGSYRKPLEMLLNLVDKHWMGERSLHHNNNFLSQAVQILSMMENDISSRETELRTLRREADALSFQAAAQEEEHKTEVRNLSSQLEEACSAVGKLNEQLRIVLEENVALQKQLIKLERQYLKTMLKSSPITQIKEAQTEVEELRKEIEGLREKVLEAEKVKDLSNMLQESHRSLVATNECLLAELKGSGEL; via the exons ATGGCGGCGGAGTGTTTGACAACCATAACAGAGCAATGGATACGGGagagattaaaattaaaacatccCTGTCTGGGTAATA GTGATGTCCGCTCACTGAGCCTCCCGGGGACATATGAAGAGAAGATCAGACATCTGGGAAACGCActtaataactttgtccgtctGAAGTCTTTGGACCTTTCCTGCAATGCGCTCGTCCTTGTTGAG GGAGTTCAACATTTGAAAGTGCTGGAAAGGCTCATCTTGTACTATAACTGCATACCTTCCCTTGAAGAAGTGAAAGTGTTGTACAAGCTGCCAGTtttgagagagctggacctcaGGCTCAACCCTCTGACCAAAAGTTACCCACAATACCGCCCTTGCCTTGTGCATGCCATGCCCAACCTACGCAAACTAG ATGGCTGTTCAGTCAGAGACACCGAGCGCAAAGCTGCCATAATGCAGTTCTCCTCTGACAGCCTACTTCAGCAGAAGAGCTCATCTCTGAATCTAATTGCTGACCAAAG CAGTGATCAGAGACTGGCTTTAGTTGACAACTTTACCAAGAGTCTCTCTCTCCTGACTGACACTGAGGATATTGTGTTGAATTTTGTTGTGACGAATCACGGAGGCCAAGGTGAAACTCAGTCCCACTCAGTTCACAAGGAGGCAGAAG AACCTAAAGAGGACGAATCAAAAGATTTTACAGAACAGAGAAGTTCTACTCCAAAACAg gAAATGGCTAAATCCATCCTGAGGTACCCCCCTACCAAATATG ATAACACAGTGTCCAAAGTGCCTCACATGAAAGAACCATCTCATAAAAGAAGCTCTAGCTCATTAAAAGTGACTGAAAGACCAAAGGTGTCCTTTGGCCCCTATGTAGAGAAATGCACAGCTGTGCCtggaaaacaaaagcaaaatgacTTACCCAAACAAATCAGATATGCAGCCAAGGGACATTATACCCCTAATCCTG aTCAAAGTGTTTGTCATAATTCCTCATTGGCTAATATCCGGCCTCTCAGTCCACGTCGTCCTGGTTTGAATTTGTCTGACCCTTCCAACCCCCTCTTCCATCCTCCGAGACTAACCTACTCTAGCTTCAACAAGACAGAAGGGGGATCCAGCCTGCTGCAgcagggggaaaagaaaaaaagg GGTAGTTATAGGAAACCCCTGGAGATGCTCCTCAACCTTGTGGACAAACACTGGATGGGAGAGAGATCACTGCATCATAACAACAACTTCCTGT CTCAGGCAGTCCAGATCCTTTCTATGATGGAAAACGATATTTCCAGTAGGGAGACAGAGCTCAGGACCTTAAGACGGGAAGCTGATGCACTGAGCTTTCAAGCAGCTGCACAGGAGGAAGAGCACAAAACTGAAGTCCGTAACCTCTCCTCTCAGCTGGAGGAAGCTTGCAGTGCAGTT GGCAAATTAAATGAGCAGCTGAGGATTGTCTTGGAGGAAAATGTTGCTCTACAAAAACAGCTGATAAAGTTAGAGCGACAGTATCTCAAGACTATGTTGAAAAGTTCACCTATTACTCAGATTAAAG AGGCTCAGACAGAAGTGGAAGAGCTGAGGAAAGAGATTGAGGGGTTGAGGGAGAAAGTGCTGGAGGCTGAGAAAGTCAAGGATTTGTCAAATATGCTGCAAGAAAGCCACAG GTCCCTGGTGGCTACCAATGAGTGTTTGTTGGCTGAGCTGAAAGGAAGTGGGGAactttaa
- the cep72 gene encoding centrosomal protein of 72 kDa isoform X1 — translation MAAECLTTITEQWIRERLKLKHPCLGNSDVRSLSLPGTYEEKIRHLGNALNNFVRLKSLDLSCNALVLVEGVQHLKVLERLILYYNCIPSLEEVKVLYKLPVLRELDLRLNPLTKSYPQYRPCLVHAMPNLRKLDGCSVRDTERKAAIMQFSSDSLLQQKSSSLNLIADQRSSDQRLALVDNFTKSLSLLTDTEDIVLNFVVTNHGGQGETQSHSVHKEAEEPKEDESKDFTEQRSSTPKQEMAKSILRYPPTKYDNTVSKVPHMKEPSHKRSSSSLKVTERPKVSFGPYVEKCTAVPGKQKQNDLPKQIRYAAKGHYTPNPDQSVCHNSSLANIRPLSPRRPGLNLSDPSNPLFHPPRLTYSSFNKTEGGSSLLQQGEKKKRGSYRKPLEMLLNLVDKHWMGERSLHHNNNFLSQAVQILSMMENDISSRETELRTLRREADALSFQAAAQEEEHKTEVRNLSSQLEEACSAVGKLNEQLRIVLEENVALQKQLIKLERQYLKTMLKSSPITQIKEAQTEVEELRKEIEGLREKVLEAEKVKDLSNMLQESHRSLVATNECLLAELKGSGEL, via the exons ATGGCGGCGGAGTGTTTGACAACCATAACAGAGCAATGGATACGGGagagattaaaattaaaacatccCTGTCTGGGTAATA GTGATGTCCGCTCACTGAGCCTCCCGGGGACATATGAAGAGAAGATCAGACATCTGGGAAACGCActtaataactttgtccgtctGAAGTCTTTGGACCTTTCCTGCAATGCGCTCGTCCTTGTTGAG GGAGTTCAACATTTGAAAGTGCTGGAAAGGCTCATCTTGTACTATAACTGCATACCTTCCCTTGAAGAAGTGAAAGTGTTGTACAAGCTGCCAGTtttgagagagctggacctcaGGCTCAACCCTCTGACCAAAAGTTACCCACAATACCGCCCTTGCCTTGTGCATGCCATGCCCAACCTACGCAAACTAG ATGGCTGTTCAGTCAGAGACACCGAGCGCAAAGCTGCCATAATGCAGTTCTCCTCTGACAGCCTACTTCAGCAGAAGAGCTCATCTCTGAATCTAATTGCTGACCAAAG AAGCAGTGATCAGAGACTGGCTTTAGTTGACAACTTTACCAAGAGTCTCTCTCTCCTGACTGACACTGAGGATATTGTGTTGAATTTTGTTGTGACGAATCACGGAGGCCAAGGTGAAACTCAGTCCCACTCAGTTCACAAGGAGGCAGAAG AACCTAAAGAGGACGAATCAAAAGATTTTACAGAACAGAGAAGTTCTACTCCAAAACAg gAAATGGCTAAATCCATCCTGAGGTACCCCCCTACCAAATATG ATAACACAGTGTCCAAAGTGCCTCACATGAAAGAACCATCTCATAAAAGAAGCTCTAGCTCATTAAAAGTGACTGAAAGACCAAAGGTGTCCTTTGGCCCCTATGTAGAGAAATGCACAGCTGTGCCtggaaaacaaaagcaaaatgacTTACCCAAACAAATCAGATATGCAGCCAAGGGACATTATACCCCTAATCCTG aTCAAAGTGTTTGTCATAATTCCTCATTGGCTAATATCCGGCCTCTCAGTCCACGTCGTCCTGGTTTGAATTTGTCTGACCCTTCCAACCCCCTCTTCCATCCTCCGAGACTAACCTACTCTAGCTTCAACAAGACAGAAGGGGGATCCAGCCTGCTGCAgcagggggaaaagaaaaaaagg GGTAGTTATAGGAAACCCCTGGAGATGCTCCTCAACCTTGTGGACAAACACTGGATGGGAGAGAGATCACTGCATCATAACAACAACTTCCTGT CTCAGGCAGTCCAGATCCTTTCTATGATGGAAAACGATATTTCCAGTAGGGAGACAGAGCTCAGGACCTTAAGACGGGAAGCTGATGCACTGAGCTTTCAAGCAGCTGCACAGGAGGAAGAGCACAAAACTGAAGTCCGTAACCTCTCCTCTCAGCTGGAGGAAGCTTGCAGTGCAGTT GGCAAATTAAATGAGCAGCTGAGGATTGTCTTGGAGGAAAATGTTGCTCTACAAAAACAGCTGATAAAGTTAGAGCGACAGTATCTCAAGACTATGTTGAAAAGTTCACCTATTACTCAGATTAAAG AGGCTCAGACAGAAGTGGAAGAGCTGAGGAAAGAGATTGAGGGGTTGAGGGAGAAAGTGCTGGAGGCTGAGAAAGTCAAGGATTTGTCAAATATGCTGCAAGAAAGCCACAG GTCCCTGGTGGCTACCAATGAGTGTTTGTTGGCTGAGCTGAAAGGAAGTGGGGAactttaa
- the cep72 gene encoding centrosomal protein of 72 kDa isoform X3: MAAECLTTITEQWIRERLKLKHPCLGDVRSLSLPGTYEEKIRHLGNALNNFVRLKSLDLSCNALVLVEGVQHLKVLERLILYYNCIPSLEEVKVLYKLPVLRELDLRLNPLTKSYPQYRPCLVHAMPNLRKLDGCSVRDTERKAAIMQFSSDSLLQQKSSSLNLIADQRSSDQRLALVDNFTKSLSLLTDTEDIVLNFVVTNHGGQGETQSHSVHKEAEEPKEDESKDFTEQRSSTPKQEMAKSILRYPPTKYDNTVSKVPHMKEPSHKRSSSSLKVTERPKVSFGPYVEKCTAVPGKQKQNDLPKQIRYAAKGHYTPNPDQSVCHNSSLANIRPLSPRRPGLNLSDPSNPLFHPPRLTYSSFNKTEGGSSLLQQGEKKKRGSYRKPLEMLLNLVDKHWMGERSLHHNNNFLSQAVQILSMMENDISSRETELRTLRREADALSFQAAAQEEEHKTEVRNLSSQLEEACSAVGKLNEQLRIVLEENVALQKQLIKLERQYLKTMLKSSPITQIKEAQTEVEELRKEIEGLREKVLEAEKVKDLSNMLQESHRSLVATNECLLAELKGSGEL; this comes from the exons ATGGCGGCGGAGTGTTTGACAACCATAACAGAGCAATGGATACGGGagagattaaaattaaaacatccCTGTCTGG GTGATGTCCGCTCACTGAGCCTCCCGGGGACATATGAAGAGAAGATCAGACATCTGGGAAACGCActtaataactttgtccgtctGAAGTCTTTGGACCTTTCCTGCAATGCGCTCGTCCTTGTTGAG GGAGTTCAACATTTGAAAGTGCTGGAAAGGCTCATCTTGTACTATAACTGCATACCTTCCCTTGAAGAAGTGAAAGTGTTGTACAAGCTGCCAGTtttgagagagctggacctcaGGCTCAACCCTCTGACCAAAAGTTACCCACAATACCGCCCTTGCCTTGTGCATGCCATGCCCAACCTACGCAAACTAG ATGGCTGTTCAGTCAGAGACACCGAGCGCAAAGCTGCCATAATGCAGTTCTCCTCTGACAGCCTACTTCAGCAGAAGAGCTCATCTCTGAATCTAATTGCTGACCAAAG AAGCAGTGATCAGAGACTGGCTTTAGTTGACAACTTTACCAAGAGTCTCTCTCTCCTGACTGACACTGAGGATATTGTGTTGAATTTTGTTGTGACGAATCACGGAGGCCAAGGTGAAACTCAGTCCCACTCAGTTCACAAGGAGGCAGAAG AACCTAAAGAGGACGAATCAAAAGATTTTACAGAACAGAGAAGTTCTACTCCAAAACAg gAAATGGCTAAATCCATCCTGAGGTACCCCCCTACCAAATATG ATAACACAGTGTCCAAAGTGCCTCACATGAAAGAACCATCTCATAAAAGAAGCTCTAGCTCATTAAAAGTGACTGAAAGACCAAAGGTGTCCTTTGGCCCCTATGTAGAGAAATGCACAGCTGTGCCtggaaaacaaaagcaaaatgacTTACCCAAACAAATCAGATATGCAGCCAAGGGACATTATACCCCTAATCCTG aTCAAAGTGTTTGTCATAATTCCTCATTGGCTAATATCCGGCCTCTCAGTCCACGTCGTCCTGGTTTGAATTTGTCTGACCCTTCCAACCCCCTCTTCCATCCTCCGAGACTAACCTACTCTAGCTTCAACAAGACAGAAGGGGGATCCAGCCTGCTGCAgcagggggaaaagaaaaaaagg GGTAGTTATAGGAAACCCCTGGAGATGCTCCTCAACCTTGTGGACAAACACTGGATGGGAGAGAGATCACTGCATCATAACAACAACTTCCTGT CTCAGGCAGTCCAGATCCTTTCTATGATGGAAAACGATATTTCCAGTAGGGAGACAGAGCTCAGGACCTTAAGACGGGAAGCTGATGCACTGAGCTTTCAAGCAGCTGCACAGGAGGAAGAGCACAAAACTGAAGTCCGTAACCTCTCCTCTCAGCTGGAGGAAGCTTGCAGTGCAGTT GGCAAATTAAATGAGCAGCTGAGGATTGTCTTGGAGGAAAATGTTGCTCTACAAAAACAGCTGATAAAGTTAGAGCGACAGTATCTCAAGACTATGTTGAAAAGTTCACCTATTACTCAGATTAAAG AGGCTCAGACAGAAGTGGAAGAGCTGAGGAAAGAGATTGAGGGGTTGAGGGAGAAAGTGCTGGAGGCTGAGAAAGTCAAGGATTTGTCAAATATGCTGCAAGAAAGCCACAG GTCCCTGGTGGCTACCAATGAGTGTTTGTTGGCTGAGCTGAAAGGAAGTGGGGAactttaa